ATAATAACGATATTTTGAAGAGGAGGTGTAAATGAGTGAGATTATCTTTATAGTTGAGAAGAGTATAGAAGGCGGCTTTTGTGCTCATGCACTCAATTACTCTATAATCACAGAGGCCAATGATCTGGCTGAACTGAAAATAAACATTAAGGATGCTATTCAATGCCATTTTGACAACGAAGGGGAGGTACCAAAAGTAATCAGGCTTCATATGGTTATAGAGGAAGTATTTTCTTATGCCTAAAATACCAAGAGACTTGTCTGGCAGAGACCTTGCAACGCTTCTGAGTAAGTACGGATATGAGATAACCA
The genomic region above belongs to Nitrospirota bacterium and contains:
- a CDS encoding 2-oxoisovalerate dehydrogenase; translation: MSEIIFIVEKSIEGGFCAHALNYSIITEANDLAELKINIKDAIQCHFDNEGEVPKVIRLHMVIEEVFSYA